A window of Longispora fulva contains these coding sequences:
- a CDS encoding DUF2752 domain-containing protein has protein sequence MAEPVGGHVPYPYPLPEPGRFTRFMTRIVEKPPWLAPLAALACIGGGVAYTLAVDPAAAQAGATPSCAMKLLTGFDCPGCGGTRAMWYVLHGNLPEAARNHIVVLFALPFLAYMFVAWSANRVFRTRIPMLNIQPQVIAMFLVAWGVFSVLRNLPWAPFTMFFV, from the coding sequence ATGGCGGAGCCCGTGGGCGGACACGTCCCGTATCCTTATCCGCTGCCCGAACCGGGCCGGTTCACCCGGTTCATGACCCGGATCGTCGAGAAGCCCCCGTGGCTCGCCCCGTTGGCGGCGCTCGCCTGCATCGGCGGCGGCGTGGCCTACACCCTCGCGGTGGACCCGGCGGCCGCCCAGGCCGGCGCGACGCCGAGCTGCGCGATGAAGCTGCTGACCGGCTTCGACTGCCCGGGCTGCGGCGGCACCCGCGCGATGTGGTATGTGCTGCACGGGAACCTGCCCGAGGCGGCCCGCAACCACATCGTGGTCCTGTTCGCGCTGCCGTTCCTGGCCTACATGTTCGTGGCCTGGTCGGCCAACCGGGTGTTCCGGACGAGGATCCCGATGCTGAACATCCAACCCCAGGTCATCGCGATGTTCCTCGTCGCATGGGGCGTGTTCTCGGTCCTGAGGAACCTGCCCTGGGCGCCGTTCACGATGTTCTTCGTCTAG